One Niabella beijingensis DNA window includes the following coding sequences:
- the rpsU gene encoding 30S ribosomal protein S21, translating to MLIIDSKDCENIDKALKKYKKKFEKSKTLLQLRERQHFTKPSVKSRGQRLKAIYKQQIASGKIEL from the coding sequence ATGTTAATTATTGATTCTAAAGACTGCGAAAACATTGATAAGGCTTTAAAGAAGTACAAGAAGAAGTTTGAAAAGTCAAAGACGCTGTTGCAATTGCGTGAGCGCCAGCACTTTACAAAGCCTTCTGTGAAGAGCCGTGGTCAGCGTTTAAAGGCCATTTACAAGCAGCAGATAGCCAGCGGAAAAATAGAATTATAA
- a CDS encoding riboflavin synthase, whose translation MFTGIIEAMGTVISRTEKGSNITFWVESPVSAELKTDQSISHNGVCLTVEAVENGRHQVTAIAETLEVSNLASWQTGTIVNLERCMVMNGRLDGHIVQGHVDSMATCIDMISKDGSTEFVFEFGRNFAPLVIEKGSISLNGISLTVFNVTETTFTVAIIPYTITHTNMQAVTKGSIVNLEFDVIGKYILKQTQPLTALPDPVAKS comes from the coding sequence ATGTTTACAGGAATTATCGAAGCGATGGGAACCGTGATTTCCCGGACAGAAAAAGGCAGCAATATCACTTTTTGGGTGGAAAGTCCGGTTTCTGCTGAATTAAAAACGGATCAAAGCATCAGTCATAACGGAGTATGTCTTACCGTTGAAGCTGTAGAGAACGGCCGGCACCAGGTAACGGCGATAGCCGAAACCCTGGAAGTAAGTAACCTGGCCAGCTGGCAAACCGGTACAATTGTAAACCTGGAGCGCTGTATGGTGATGAATGGCCGCCTCGACGGACATATTGTTCAGGGGCATGTAGACAGTATGGCAACCTGCATTGATATGATCTCTAAGGACGGAAGCACGGAATTCGTTTTTGAATTCGGGCGCAACTTCGCTCCTCTTGTTATTGAAAAAGGCTCGATCAGCCTGAATGGTATCAGCCTCACGGTTTTTAATGTAACGGAAACAACCTTTACAGTCGCCATCATCCCCTACACCATTACGCACACGAATATGCAGGCAGTAACAAAAGGAAGTATTGTGAACCTGGAATTTGACGTGATCGGGAAATACATACTGAAACAGACGCAACCGTTGACAGCTTTACCGGATCCGGTTGCGAAGTCTTAG
- a CDS encoding acyltransferase family protein — protein sequence MELFKNRFSNSFDFLRLAGAVGVIYLHSYHLLKQQHAVALDQLFQHRINLTVIMLGIFFTVSGFLIARSVETSVSLKNYIWKRMLRVQPLLTVVCLLTVFLIGPLFTETGVGNYFRNRDSWMYLRTILPVFGIQFHLPGVFEHNTGESGVNGSLWTLIIEERVYLAMCLLFYVQRSRTTIFMLFVAILNILYLVNFFKWGGLNIPWLDKYEAQYFLLFFNGALVYFLKIPLHRINTVTGILIVAAIYYLTRNTVWSTLFVLPLLILLIGSRKTIVSAIAKKGDITYGLYVLSFPVQQMLIYLSENTIRPPVLFLCTLSVCIPLAYLSWHFLEKKILRLRNRIR from the coding sequence ATGGAACTATTCAAAAACAGGTTTTCCAATTCCTTTGACTTTTTGAGATTAGCCGGCGCGGTAGGGGTGATCTATTTACATTCCTATCATCTGTTGAAACAACAGCATGCTGTTGCCCTGGATCAGCTATTTCAGCACCGGATCAACCTGACGGTTATCATGCTGGGGATCTTTTTTACGGTAAGCGGTTTTCTCATCGCCAGAAGTGTTGAAACATCTGTTTCGCTGAAGAACTATATATGGAAACGGATGTTACGGGTTCAGCCGTTATTAACGGTTGTCTGTCTTCTGACCGTTTTCCTGATAGGGCCCTTATTTACAGAAACAGGGGTGGGGAACTACTTTAGAAACCGGGACTCCTGGATGTATTTAAGGACCATTCTGCCCGTTTTCGGGATCCAGTTCCACTTACCCGGCGTGTTTGAACACAATACCGGAGAAAGCGGCGTGAATGGTTCGCTGTGGACATTGATCATCGAAGAACGGGTTTACCTTGCAATGTGTCTGCTGTTCTATGTGCAACGGAGCCGTACAACGATCTTTATGTTGTTTGTTGCTATACTGAATATCCTCTACCTGGTCAACTTTTTTAAATGGGGCGGTCTGAACATTCCCTGGCTTGACAAGTATGAGGCACAGTACTTCTTACTTTTTTTTAACGGGGCACTGGTCTATTTTCTTAAAATTCCGCTTCACCGGATCAATACCGTTACCGGGATCCTGATCGTAGCGGCTATTTATTATCTCACACGTAATACTGTCTGGTCAACCTTATTTGTATTGCCATTGCTGATCCTGCTGATCGGTAGCAGGAAAACGATCGTTTCTGCTATTGCAAAAAAAGGAGACATCACTTATGGATTGTACGTATTGTCTTTCCCCGTACAGCAAATGCTGATCTACCTGTCTGAAAATACGATCCGTCCGCCCGTGCTTTTTCTTTGTACGCTATCGGTATGTATTCCCCTTGCTTATTTATCCTGGCATTTTCTTGAAAAAAAAATCCTAAGACTTCGCAACCGGATCCGGTAA
- the tyrS gene encoding tyrosine--tRNA ligase encodes MNVISELKWRGMIQDIIPGTEEQLNREMTTGYIGFDPTATSLHIGSLVPILLLVHLQKAGHRPVALVGGATGMIGDPSGKSEERNLLNEATLAANIAGIKNQLEKYLDFSPSHPNAAIMVNNYDWFKGISFLEFLRDAGKHITVNYMMAKDSVKKRFEGEVGISYTEFAYQLMQGYDFYHLYTTQGVKLQMGGSDQWGNITTGTEFIRRKAGQEAFAFTCPLIRKADGTKFGKTEKGNVWLDPEKTSPYQFYQFWLNTSDEDAVSWIKIFTFLDQPTIEELNRLHGQNPAERLLQKTLAKEITIFVHGAEEYEKAVITTEKLFANQSRPAAEMSIEDLEGLEGVVKAVIAKAVLEQGVDVVSLLADTKIAPSKGEARKLVQGGGISINREKVTDLQLKVTGLHLLHDRYILLQKGKKNYYLVEVQ; translated from the coding sequence ATGAACGTTATATCAGAACTGAAATGGAGGGGCATGATCCAGGATATCATACCAGGTACCGAAGAGCAGCTGAACCGGGAGATGACCACCGGGTATATCGGGTTCGACCCCACGGCCACCAGTCTGCATATCGGAAGCCTCGTACCTATTTTATTACTGGTACATCTTCAAAAAGCCGGTCACCGGCCGGTAGCCCTTGTTGGGGGAGCCACGGGCATGATCGGTGATCCCAGCGGAAAAAGCGAGGAGCGGAACCTGCTGAATGAAGCCACCCTGGCAGCAAATATTGCGGGTATAAAAAACCAGCTGGAAAAATACCTGGACTTCTCTCCTTCCCATCCCAATGCCGCCATTATGGTAAACAACTACGACTGGTTCAAAGGCATCAGCTTCCTGGAGTTTCTGCGGGATGCGGGCAAGCACATTACGGTTAACTATATGATGGCGAAGGACAGTGTAAAGAAACGCTTTGAAGGCGAAGTAGGTATCAGCTATACCGAGTTCGCCTACCAGCTGATGCAGGGCTATGATTTTTATCATTTATATACCACACAGGGCGTAAAGCTGCAGATGGGCGGCAGCGACCAGTGGGGCAATATCACTACCGGAACAGAATTTATCCGCCGTAAGGCCGGCCAGGAGGCTTTTGCCTTTACCTGCCCACTTATCCGTAAAGCTGACGGTACCAAGTTCGGAAAGACCGAAAAAGGCAATGTATGGCTGGATCCCGAAAAAACATCTCCCTACCAGTTCTACCAGTTCTGGCTCAATACCAGCGATGAGGATGCGGTTTCCTGGATAAAAATATTCACCTTCCTGGATCAGCCGACTATCGAAGAACTAAACCGTTTGCACGGGCAAAACCCGGCGGAGCGGTTACTTCAGAAAACCCTGGCAAAGGAGATCACCATTTTTGTACATGGTGCGGAGGAATATGAAAAAGCGGTCATTACTACCGAAAAATTATTTGCCAACCAGAGCCGGCCAGCGGCAGAAATGAGCATTGAAGACCTGGAAGGACTTGAAGGTGTTGTAAAAGCGGTTATCGCTAAAGCGGTACTGGAACAGGGCGTTGACGTCGTATCACTGCTGGCGGATACCAAAATAGCGCCCAGCAAAGGTGAAGCCCGGAAACTGGTCCAGGGCGGAGGCATCAGCATCAACCGTGAGAAGGTGACCGATCTTCAACTGAAAGTTACCGGCCTGCATCTGTTACACGACCGGTATATCCTGCTGCAAAAAGGGAAAAAGAATTATTACCTGGTAGAAGTACAGTAG
- a CDS encoding C25 family cysteine peptidase translates to MKKLLTIGLLFFSLIAGAQQFNNEWIDYSKTYYKFKVAANGIYRISGATLAAVNLGSVDAAHFQLWHNGEEVPLYTSVGTGALGTGGYIEFWGQMNDGKPDNPLYRIPDQQLSDARSLFTDSAAYFLTVNPAGGNKRMVQTANPVPPGVTAEPYFIYQADTSFSEQMHLGRAEGTGIGTLYTSSFEEGEGWASTEIAEGRSRSYQRNLYAYTGAGGPDVSVKLNVAGNNVAIRKVQFTINGNSVFDQSFSNYNFLALTRTMPATILNGGSESFAVTNVASVPSRMRLMSVKLTYPRKFNFGGASNFRFSLPARSSGYYLEISGFSFSGGAPVLYDQTNGRRYDVDAGNASLLKVFLPAAGQTQDLVLVSQAAANIRTVPSLEPRTFVNYAATQNQGDYLMITDRSLLTGSNGSQPVNDYRDYRASAAGGGYNAKIYLMDQLIDQFAFGISYHSLSVRNFLRFARARFSAAPKEAFLIGKGVSYYVSRSYPSGALGAQLAQLNLVPTFGYPASDVLLSAEGSSSQPLTSIGRLSVLNGNEVAVYLEKVKQYEQQLANTPPGINESSWKKNVAHIVGASDDATSSLLYSLLEKQKAIIADTLYGASVSDFLKSASGESQGSSNDRLRNLINGGIGMLTYFGHSSSTTLDYNLENPGNYSNAGKYPLFNMMGCNVGDIFGYDVNRPGRPETISEKYLLAKDGGSIGMLAGTSVGYISTLDFYNTKLYTLMSGKDYGQSIGTLMASTIAAVFKESSETPLLQRAQCEQYTLNGDPAIRLYQFDKPDYTIEDASVSITPAFISVAEKDFTVKATIHNLGKAISKKVIVELKRTYPDQSSEVFKRDTLSAIRFSDSVTFTIPVDPLRDKGANKVTVSIDPDNLIPELNKGNNAITKDIFIYQDELRPVYPYDYGIVNKQNLLFTASTADPFAASKQYIMELDTSRLFNSAAKVTTTKTASGGIVEFQPSVSFRDKTVYYWRVADVPAAGETPHWNYASFTYINGNQTGFSQSHYYQLQDLNLSQLKAGTGDRLFHFDSTISSIFTSTGFFPNANAASDLELRINEVTAQRWMLSPASGAGNVNNYTLRFYVVENRMMRTWNNEDLGTSGKYGSVRPIPAQSNTIPTFFQFKVRTPQERKNVMDFMDSIPKNYFIVITNSPMLPNVLPSEWKADEAVYGTGNTLYHKLQKEGVTILDNIKTDAPFLLFLQKGSGRPLKEVMGSVQTDKLAETVDVRTILHEGSYQTPLFGPAKKWQTLTWDGASLESPGTDIFSLEIFGVTKNGNETSLLRDLSPADKTIDLSSIDAKQYPGLKVMLHVKDTTHFTPYQPKNIKAFYQPAPEGALAPNLYFSAKDTLDPGEPLNLGIAFKNVSDYNFDSMTVRLSIRDRNNAETVIPVPKQKALAVGDTIKLNIPLATQKYSGNNTVFLDINPDDNQPEQYHFNNFFYKNIYVRSDSSSPFMDVTFDGTHILNKDIVSSKPDILIKLTDDAKWLLLDNPDLIQVQLVNKTKEITYNYKVGTDTLRFTPAGQDGNNTATMNFKPHMDDGDYELLVTAKDQSGNEAGQIRYRVAFQVINKPMISNMLNYPNPFTTATAFVFTLTGAEVPQNIRIQILTITGKIVREITKAELGPLRIGRNITEFRWDGTDQYGQKLANGVYLYRVITNLNGKSLDKYRAKDDNTDKYFNKGYGKMYLMR, encoded by the coding sequence ATGAAAAAGCTGCTTACTATAGGATTGCTGTTCTTTTCACTTATTGCCGGCGCGCAGCAATTCAATAATGAATGGATCGATTATAGCAAAACCTATTACAAATTCAAGGTCGCAGCAAACGGGATATACCGCATCTCCGGAGCCACGCTTGCGGCTGTGAACCTCGGATCAGTGGATGCGGCACATTTCCAGTTATGGCACAATGGGGAAGAAGTGCCCCTTTACACTTCTGTTGGTACCGGAGCATTGGGCACCGGAGGGTATATTGAGTTCTGGGGACAGATGAATGACGGCAAGCCGGATAACCCGCTTTACAGGATTCCGGACCAGCAGCTTTCTGATGCCAGAAGTCTCTTTACTGATTCTGCGGCTTATTTTTTAACGGTGAATCCGGCAGGTGGTAATAAAAGGATGGTACAAACCGCCAACCCTGTGCCGCCCGGTGTTACGGCAGAGCCTTACTTTATTTATCAGGCAGATACCAGTTTCAGCGAACAGATGCACCTCGGCCGGGCCGAGGGAACCGGTATCGGAACCCTGTATACCTCTTCTTTTGAGGAAGGGGAAGGATGGGCATCAACAGAGATTGCCGAAGGAAGATCCCGGAGCTATCAGAGGAACCTGTATGCCTATACCGGCGCAGGCGGACCGGATGTTTCCGTTAAGCTGAATGTAGCCGGAAATAACGTGGCTATCCGTAAAGTACAGTTTACCATAAACGGAAATTCGGTATTTGATCAGTCCTTTTCCAACTATAATTTTTTGGCACTGACCAGAACCATGCCGGCAACGATTCTTAACGGCGGTTCGGAAAGTTTTGCGGTTACAAATGTGGCTTCGGTTCCCAGCCGGATGCGGCTGATGTCTGTAAAGCTTACCTATCCGCGTAAATTCAATTTTGGCGGGGCTTCCAATTTCAGGTTCAGTCTGCCCGCCAGAAGCTCCGGGTATTACTTAGAGATATCCGGTTTCAGTTTTTCCGGCGGAGCTCCGGTATTATACGATCAGACAAATGGCCGGCGCTATGATGTGGATGCAGGCAATGCTTCTTTATTAAAAGTATTCTTACCTGCTGCGGGACAGACACAGGACCTGGTGCTGGTGAGTCAGGCTGCTGCCAATATCAGAACCGTCCCTTCGCTGGAACCACGGACATTTGTAAACTATGCCGCCACCCAGAACCAGGGGGATTACCTGATGATCACCGACCGGTCGTTGCTCACAGGCAGCAATGGGTCGCAACCTGTAAATGATTACCGCGATTACCGGGCGTCTGCTGCAGGAGGCGGGTATAATGCAAAGATCTATCTGATGGATCAGCTCATCGACCAGTTTGCATTTGGTATCAGCTATCATTCCCTGAGTGTCCGGAATTTCCTTAGGTTTGCCAGGGCCCGGTTTTCGGCAGCTCCTAAAGAAGCATTCCTGATAGGGAAAGGCGTTTCTTACTATGTTTCCCGTTCCTATCCGTCCGGGGCACTCGGAGCTCAACTGGCGCAGCTTAACCTGGTACCTACTTTCGGGTATCCTGCATCAGATGTGTTGCTGAGCGCGGAAGGCAGCAGTTCTCAGCCGCTTACCTCCATCGGAAGGCTGTCTGTTTTGAATGGGAATGAAGTGGCCGTTTACCTGGAAAAAGTAAAACAATACGAGCAGCAACTGGCAAATACACCTCCGGGCATCAATGAAAGCAGCTGGAAGAAGAATGTGGCTCATATTGTAGGAGCCAGTGATGATGCCACCAGCAGTTTGCTCTACAGCTTACTGGAAAAGCAGAAGGCGATCATAGCGGATACCCTGTATGGGGCTTCTGTCAGCGATTTTTTAAAGAGCGCATCCGGGGAATCACAGGGATCCAGCAACGACCGGCTCCGCAACCTGATCAACGGTGGTATCGGAATGCTTACTTATTTCGGACACTCTTCTTCCACTACACTCGATTATAATCTAGAAAATCCCGGGAACTATTCCAATGCAGGAAAATATCCCCTGTTTAATATGATGGGATGTAATGTTGGAGATATCTTCGGTTATGACGTGAACCGGCCGGGAAGACCTGAAACCATTTCAGAAAAATACCTGCTGGCAAAGGACGGTGGAAGCATCGGTATGCTGGCGGGTACCAGTGTAGGATATATTTCCACACTGGATTTTTACAACACCAAGTTGTATACGCTGATGTCCGGAAAAGACTATGGCCAATCGATCGGTACCCTGATGGCCAGTACCATTGCCGCGGTATTTAAGGAATCAAGCGAAACTCCTTTATTACAAAGGGCACAATGCGAGCAATACACACTGAATGGCGATCCGGCTATACGGTTATACCAGTTTGATAAGCCGGATTATACCATCGAGGACGCATCAGTGAGCATTACACCGGCCTTTATATCGGTTGCCGAGAAAGATTTTACTGTCAAAGCAACGATCCATAACCTGGGAAAGGCGATCAGTAAAAAAGTAATTGTAGAGCTGAAGCGCACCTATCCCGATCAGTCATCTGAGGTTTTTAAAAGAGATACACTTTCTGCGATCCGGTTTTCGGATTCTGTTACTTTTACCATACCTGTAGATCCCTTACGGGATAAAGGAGCGAATAAGGTCACGGTTTCTATTGATCCGGACAACCTTATCCCAGAGCTGAACAAAGGCAATAACGCTATTACCAAAGATATTTTCATTTATCAGGATGAGCTGCGGCCTGTTTATCCCTATGATTACGGGATCGTCAATAAGCAGAATCTCCTGTTTACCGCTTCCACAGCCGATCCGTTTGCTGCGTCGAAACAATACATTATGGAGCTTGATACATCCAGGCTGTTTAATTCGGCGGCAAAAGTTACTACTACAAAAACAGCATCAGGAGGCATTGTTGAGTTTCAGCCATCGGTCTCATTCAGAGATAAAACAGTTTATTACTGGAGGGTGGCAGATGTACCGGCAGCCGGAGAAACGCCGCACTGGAATTATGCTTCGTTCACCTATATAAACGGGAACCAGACGGGATTCAGCCAGTCGCATTATTACCAGCTGCAGGATTTAAATCTTTCACAGCTGAAAGCAGGAACGGGGGACCGTTTGTTTCACTTCGATTCAACCATATCTTCTATATTTACGAGCACGGGATTCTTTCCCAATGCAAACGCAGCTTCCGACCTGGAACTGCGTATCAACGAGGTTACTGCCCAGCGATGGATGCTGAGTCCTGCCAGCGGTGCAGGAAATGTCAACAATTATACACTGCGTTTTTATGTGGTTGAGAACAGGATGATGCGTACCTGGAACAACGAGGACCTGGGTACTTCAGGTAAGTACGGGAGCGTAAGACCGATCCCCGCACAGAGCAACACAATACCGACATTCTTTCAATTCAAGGTCAGGACCCCGCAGGAGCGAAAGAATGTGATGGATTTTATGGATTCGATCCCGAAGAACTATTTTATTGTTATTACGAACAGCCCGATGCTTCCCAATGTGCTGCCTTCCGAATGGAAGGCCGATGAGGCGGTTTACGGTACCGGCAATACCCTGTATCATAAGTTGCAGAAAGAGGGCGTTACTATTCTGGATAATATCAAAACAGATGCACCGTTTTTGCTCTTCCTGCAAAAAGGATCGGGCCGGCCGCTTAAAGAAGTAATGGGATCCGTTCAAACAGATAAACTTGCAGAAACAGTTGATGTAAGAACAATACTGCACGAAGGCAGCTACCAGACCCCTTTATTTGGACCGGCAAAAAAATGGCAGACGTTGACCTGGGATGGCGCAAGCCTTGAGAGCCCCGGCACCGATATTTTCAGCCTTGAAATTTTTGGTGTTACTAAAAACGGGAATGAGACCTCACTGCTGCGGGATCTTTCGCCTGCAGACAAGACCATCGATTTGTCGTCGATTGACGCAAAACAGTACCCGGGTTTGAAAGTGATGCTACATGTGAAGGATACCACGCATTTTACACCCTACCAGCCAAAAAACATAAAAGCATTCTATCAGCCGGCACCGGAAGGGGCATTGGCTCCTAATTTGTATTTTTCAGCGAAGGATACGCTGGATCCGGGCGAACCGCTGAATCTGGGGATCGCTTTTAAGAATGTAAGTGACTATAATTTTGACAGCATGACAGTACGGCTCAGTATCCGGGACCGGAACAATGCTGAAACCGTTATTCCGGTGCCAAAACAAAAGGCGCTCGCTGTGGGTGACACCATAAAGCTGAACATTCCTTTGGCCACCCAAAAGTATTCGGGGAACAATACCGTGTTCCTTGATATTAACCCGGACGATAACCAGCCGGAACAGTACCATTTCAATAATTTCTTCTATAAGAATATTTATGTTCGCAGCGATTCATCCAGTCCGTTTATGGATGTAACATTTGACGGAACACATATCCTTAACAAAGACATTGTTTCCAGTAAGCCGGATATCCTGATAAAACTGACCGATGATGCCAAATGGCTGCTGCTGGACAACCCGGATCTGATCCAGGTACAGCTGGTCAACAAAACAAAAGAGATCACCTATAACTACAAAGTAGGTACAGATACCCTGCGGTTTACTCCGGCCGGGCAGGACGGAAATAATACCGCCACCATGAATTTTAAACCGCATATGGATGACGGAGATTATGAACTGCTGGTAACTGCAAAGGACCAGAGCGGCAACGAAGCCGGGCAGATCCGCTATAGGGTAGCCTTCCAGGTGATCAACAAGCCGATGATCTCGAACATGCTGAACTATCCCAATCCTTTTACCACCGCCACGGCGTTTGTGTTTACGCTTACCGGTGCTGAAGTGCCGCAGAATATACGGATCCAGATCCTTACCATCACTGGGAAGATCGTGCGGGAAATCACAAAAGCAGAGTTGGGGCCGCTCCGCATCGGAAGAAATATCACTGAGTTCAGGTGGGATGGCACCGATCAGTACGGGCAAAAGCTTGCAAACGGTGTATATCTTTACCGTGTAATCACCAATCTGAATGGCAAGTCGCTGGATAAATACCGGGCAAAAGATGACAATACGGATAAGTATTTCAACAAGGGGTATGGCAAGATGTATTTAATGCGGTAA
- a CDS encoding exonuclease domain-containing protein, with protein MQYAIVDIETTGSYAAASGITEISIQVLDAEGTVLERFESLVNPVHSIPGYIQALTGISNEMVEDAPLFEGIAAQVYELLHDRIFVAHSVNFDYSFVKSQLAACGYELVSNKLCTVRLSRKLLPGHASYGLGRLCEALGIRHYNKHRAGGDMDATVALFQLLLQKDTEGHIVKSLRKTSKEQVLPPNVPKSDFDQLPYTPGVYYFHDDKGKIVYVGKAKNIRYRVSSHFSNNSTSRQKQNFMRHVYRISFEECGTELMAAVKESTEIRRLWPRFNASQKRREELYGIISYEDQNGYLRLCVDRMTRGRTLLSSYHQIENARASLRQLVHDYALCPRLCFIEAPLYDEALHRQQCRGACEKEERPEDYNGRVLEAIRHLNEQPSFAIVDSGIHQDERSCILVWKGSFYGMGFISDTIPIEQPDQLRESITPYKENSTITNMLFAYAKRYPSKIIRFESLNLTECQ; from the coding sequence ATGCAATATGCAATTGTTGATATTGAAACAACCGGTTCTTATGCGGCAGCCAGCGGCATAACGGAGATTTCCATCCAGGTGCTGGATGCGGAAGGTACGGTTCTGGAACGCTTTGAAAGCCTGGTAAACCCGGTACACAGCATCCCCGGGTATATACAGGCGCTCACGGGTATCAGTAATGAAATGGTGGAAGATGCGCCTTTATTTGAAGGGATCGCAGCACAGGTGTATGAACTGCTGCACGACAGGATTTTTGTAGCACACAGTGTCAATTTCGATTATTCATTTGTAAAAAGCCAGCTGGCTGCATGCGGGTATGAATTGGTCAGCAACAAACTCTGTACCGTTCGGCTGAGCCGTAAATTGCTGCCGGGACACGCCTCTTATGGTCTGGGCCGTCTTTGTGAAGCACTTGGAATACGGCATTACAATAAACACCGGGCCGGCGGAGATATGGATGCCACCGTTGCGTTGTTCCAGCTCCTGCTGCAAAAAGATACCGAAGGCCATATCGTCAAAAGCCTTCGAAAAACATCCAAGGAGCAGGTATTGCCCCCCAATGTACCCAAGTCCGACTTTGACCAGCTGCCCTATACCCCCGGGGTTTATTATTTTCATGATGATAAGGGAAAGATCGTATATGTGGGCAAGGCAAAGAACATCCGTTACCGGGTAAGCAGCCATTTCAGCAATAACTCCACCAGCCGGCAAAAGCAGAATTTTATGCGCCACGTGTACCGCATCAGTTTTGAAGAATGTGGTACCGAGCTGATGGCGGCAGTAAAAGAATCGACCGAAATCAGGCGGCTCTGGCCACGGTTCAACGCTTCGCAGAAACGAAGGGAAGAATTGTATGGGATTATTTCTTATGAAGACCAGAACGGGTATCTGCGGCTTTGTGTAGACCGGATGACCCGGGGCAGGACCCTGCTCAGCTCTTACCATCAGATCGAGAACGCCAGGGCTTCGCTCCGGCAGCTGGTGCACGATTATGCTTTATGTCCGCGGCTGTGTTTTATTGAGGCCCCTTTGTATGATGAAGCATTGCACCGGCAGCAATGCAGGGGCGCCTGCGAAAAAGAAGAAAGGCCCGAAGATTATAACGGGCGGGTGCTGGAAGCCATCAGGCACCTGAACGAACAGCCCTCCTTTGCAATTGTAGACAGCGGCATTCACCAGGATGAACGGTCCTGCATCCTCGTATGGAAGGGAAGCTTTTACGGTATGGGATTTATTTCAGATACGATACCGATCGAGCAGCCGGATCAACTCCGTGAATCTATAACACCTTATAAAGAAAACAGTACCATTACGAATATGCTGTTTGCCTATGCCAAAAGATACCCTTCTAAAATTATCCGGTTCGAATCACTGAACTTGACCGAATGTCAGTAA
- a CDS encoding SGNH/GDSL hydrolase family protein, translating to MMVKKTAVLLPVLLLLLAFQPVKKKKVIFFGDSITQQGAAPGGYITRIDSMSKVEHLADQFEFVGKGIGGNKVYDLFLRFQPDVLDQKPDIVLVYVGINDVWHKTSSGTGTDFDKFGKFYDAIISTLKKQGIQPVVCTPSVIGERNDFSNQQDGDLNQYAKWIREYAAKNEVPLVDLRKIFLDYLQQNNPENNEKGILTVDRVHLNAKGNQLVADAMWKVIKTLK from the coding sequence ATGATGGTGAAAAAAACAGCAGTGCTGCTGCCTGTGTTATTATTGTTGCTCGCGTTCCAGCCGGTTAAGAAAAAGAAGGTGATCTTTTTTGGTGATTCCATTACCCAGCAGGGTGCGGCGCCAGGCGGGTATATCACGCGGATCGATAGTATGAGCAAGGTTGAGCACCTGGCGGACCAGTTTGAATTTGTGGGAAAAGGGATCGGGGGAAACAAGGTGTATGACCTTTTCCTGCGGTTTCAGCCCGATGTGCTGGACCAAAAGCCGGATATAGTCCTGGTATATGTAGGTATCAATGATGTGTGGCACAAAACATCCTCGGGAACGGGAACCGATTTTGATAAGTTTGGTAAATTTTACGATGCTATCATTTCCACATTGAAGAAACAGGGCATTCAGCCGGTGGTATGCACGCCTTCGGTAATTGGCGAACGGAATGATTTCTCCAATCAACAGGATGGGGATCTGAACCAGTATGCTAAATGGATCCGGGAGTATGCGGCCAAAAATGAAGTGCCCCTGGTGGATCTTCGCAAAATATTCCTGGATTACCTGCAGCAGAATAACCCTGAGAATAACGAAAAAGGCATCCTCACGGTTGACCGTGTACACCTCAATGCAAAAGGCAATCAGCTTGTAGCTGATGCGATGTGGAAGGTGATCAAGACATTGAAGTAA